One Hyphomicrobium album genomic window carries:
- a CDS encoding aminotransferase class I/II-fold pyridoxal phosphate-dependent enzyme, giving the protein MPTDRLTPLLQARVDELRDSGRLKGAEAVTVGVVEPAGGKGPRFLIEGHGERPFLRMNSNSYLGLSFATRVIEADEEAVRRYGVGPGAVRFISGTWAPHVKLEARLAAFHGRVAGMLFSSAYATVMGVLPALITDKTAVISDALNHNSIINAISLARPAEKRIYAHVDYDELDRHLASLSKTCARAVVVTDGVFSMRGDHADLARIMQIAAKHDASYAENVIVVADDSHGVGAFGNGGRGTEEVVGGKVDVLIGTLGKAFGVNGGYVVASEPIVQYLRETSPFYIYSNPITPGEAEAARAAVDRVDSEEGRGLLAHLQAMTRRFRDGLRQLGLETVEGQHPVVPLLVRDTHRTGQLVAHLRDNAILATGLAFPVVPKGEEEIRFQISADHSTADIDEALAALAAFR; this is encoded by the coding sequence ATGCCGACCGATAGATTGACGCCGCTGCTGCAGGCGAGAGTGGACGAGCTGCGCGATAGCGGCCGCTTGAAGGGTGCCGAGGCCGTCACTGTCGGCGTCGTCGAACCGGCCGGCGGCAAAGGCCCGCGCTTCCTGATCGAAGGCCACGGCGAGCGGCCGTTCCTGCGCATGAACTCCAACAGCTATCTGGGCCTGTCGTTCGCAACGCGCGTGATCGAGGCCGACGAGGAGGCAGTGCGCCGCTACGGAGTGGGGCCGGGTGCGGTGCGCTTCATCTCCGGCACATGGGCGCCGCACGTGAAGCTCGAAGCGCGGCTCGCGGCCTTCCACGGACGTGTCGCGGGCATGCTGTTCTCGTCCGCCTATGCGACCGTCATGGGCGTGCTGCCGGCGCTAATCACCGACAAGACCGCCGTCATCAGCGACGCGCTCAATCACAACTCGATCATCAATGCCATTTCGCTGGCGCGACCGGCGGAGAAGCGCATCTACGCCCACGTGGATTACGACGAGCTGGACAGGCACCTAGCCTCGCTGTCGAAAACTTGCGCGCGCGCCGTCGTCGTCACCGACGGCGTGTTTAGCATGCGCGGCGACCACGCCGATCTCGCCCGGATCATGCAGATCGCCGCCAAGCACGATGCGAGCTACGCCGAGAACGTCATCGTCGTCGCCGATGATTCCCACGGCGTCGGGGCCTTCGGCAACGGCGGCCGCGGCACGGAAGAGGTGGTCGGCGGCAAGGTGGACGTGCTGATCGGCACCCTCGGCAAGGCTTTCGGGGTCAACGGCGGGTACGTCGTCGCTTCGGAGCCGATCGTCCAATATCTGCGCGAGACGTCGCCCTTTTACATCTACTCCAACCCCATTACGCCAGGCGAGGCGGAGGCGGCGCGCGCCGCGGTCGATCGCGTCGACAGCGAGGAGGGGCGCGGACTGCTGGCGCACTTGCAGGCAATGACGCGGCGCTTCCGCGACGGGCTGCGACAGCTCGGGCTGGAGACGGTCGAGGGACAGCATCCCGTCGTGCCACTGCTGGTCCGCGACACGCACCGCACCGGGCAGCTCGTGGCCCACCTGCGCGACAATGCCATCCTGGCGACCGGGCTCGCGTTTCCGGTGGTGCCGAAGGGCGAGGAGGAGATCCGCTTCCAGATTTCCGCCGATCACTCGACCGCGGATATCGATGAAGCGCTGGCGGCGCTCGCCGCGTTTCGCTGA
- a CDS encoding MBL fold metallo-hydrolase — MSENLKFNTSMTFTYGVPDQLAPDVQRVVAPNAGPLTFKGTNTYLVGGRSLAVIDPGPDDDAHRAAILAAAAGRPITHIIATHAHRDHVDGVAALVAATGAQTYAYRRSEIPQGGGGDADAEYVGHGFIADVHVEHGGTIAGEDWELTALHTPGHAPDHLCFVLKDRAVIFSGDHVMAWNTSVVAPPEGRMADYLRSLELLLDRDARQLLPGHGGIINEPRRTVKAYLLHRRWREQAILDAVRNGTNTVRSLLPVIYRDLDKAVVGAAALSLRAHLDHLAERGLIACADSSNVDCVAVPL, encoded by the coding sequence ATGAGTGAAAACTTGAAGTTCAATACGAGCATGACCTTTACCTACGGCGTGCCGGACCAGTTAGCGCCGGACGTGCAGCGCGTCGTTGCCCCCAATGCCGGGCCGCTCACCTTCAAGGGGACCAACACCTATCTCGTCGGCGGTCGCAGCTTAGCGGTGATCGATCCGGGTCCTGACGACGACGCCCATCGCGCCGCGATACTCGCTGCCGCCGCGGGGCGACCGATCACGCATATCATCGCCACGCACGCCCACCGCGATCACGTCGACGGCGTCGCCGCGCTCGTGGCAGCGACAGGCGCCCAGACCTATGCCTATCGCCGCTCCGAGATCCCGCAAGGCGGAGGCGGCGATGCCGACGCCGAATACGTCGGCCACGGCTTCATTGCCGATGTCCACGTCGAGCACGGGGGTACGATCGCCGGTGAGGACTGGGAGCTTACGGCGCTGCATACGCCCGGCCATGCGCCGGATCATCTGTGTTTCGTGCTGAAGGATCGCGCCGTCATCTTCTCCGGTGACCACGTGATGGCCTGGAATACGTCTGTCGTCGCACCGCCCGAGGGGCGCATGGCGGACTATCTGCGCTCGTTGGAACTGTTGCTCGACCGCGATGCGCGGCAGCTACTGCCGGGCCACGGCGGGATCATAAACGAGCCGCGCCGCACGGTGAAAGCCTACCTCTTGCATCGCAGGTGGCGCGAGCAGGCCATTCTCGATGCCGTCCGCAACGGCACCAACACGGTGCGCTCCCTACTGCCGGTCATCTACCGCGACCTCGACAAGGCCGTCGTCGGCGCGGCCGCCCTGTCGCTGCGCGCTCACCTCGACCACCTCGCCGAGCGAGGGCTTATCGCCTGCGCCGATTCTTCGAACGTCGATTGCGTGGCCGTTCCTCTTTAG
- a CDS encoding NAD-dependent epimerase, whose amino-acid sequence MRVLVTGAAGFIGYHTARALLDRGDEVVGLDNLNAYYDVKLKEDRLAQLVGKPGFTFSKLDLADRAGMERLFAEVRPQRVIHLGAQAGVRYGVDHPHAYIDANIVGTLHVLEGCRHNGVEHLVFASSSSVYGANTQMPFSVHQNVDHPLSIYAASKKANELMAHSYAHLYRLPVTGLRFFTVYGPWGRPDMALFKFTRCILAGEPIDVFNDGHHARDFTYIDDIVEGVLRTTDRIPQPNPSWDAAKPDPATSSAPYRIYNIGNHSSVELMHFIGVLEKTLGREAKKNFLPMQPGDVPATFADVDDLAADVGFAPATPVEVGIARFVDWYRSYYRS is encoded by the coding sequence ATGCGTGTCCTGGTGACCGGTGCTGCCGGCTTCATCGGCTATCATACTGCCAGGGCTCTTTTAGACCGCGGCGACGAGGTCGTCGGGTTAGATAATCTCAATGCCTACTACGACGTTAAACTGAAGGAGGACCGGCTCGCCCAACTCGTCGGCAAGCCGGGCTTCACCTTCTCCAAGCTGGACCTGGCCGACCGAGCCGGCATGGAGCGGCTGTTCGCCGAGGTGCGCCCGCAGCGCGTCATCCACCTCGGCGCCCAGGCCGGCGTCCGCTACGGCGTCGATCACCCGCACGCCTACATCGATGCCAATATCGTCGGCACGCTGCACGTGCTCGAGGGCTGCCGCCACAACGGCGTCGAGCACCTCGTGTTCGCCTCGTCGAGCTCCGTCTATGGCGCCAACACGCAGATGCCGTTCAGCGTGCATCAGAACGTCGACCATCCCTTGAGCATCTACGCCGCGAGCAAGAAGGCGAACGAGCTGATGGCGCATTCGTACGCGCATCTCTATCGCTTGCCAGTGACGGGGCTGCGCTTCTTTACCGTGTACGGTCCGTGGGGGCGCCCCGATATGGCGCTGTTCAAGTTCACGCGCTGCATCTTGGCCGGCGAGCCGATCGACGTGTTCAACGATGGGCATCATGCGCGCGACTTCACCTATATCGACGATATCGTCGAGGGAGTGCTGCGCACGACGGATCGAATCCCGCAGCCCAATCCGAGCTGGGACGCAGCGAAGCCCGATCCTGCTACCTCATCGGCGCCCTATCGCATTTACAACATCGGCAACCACAGCTCGGTCGAACTGATGCACTTCATCGGCGTTCTCGAGAAGACGCTGGGGCGCGAGGCCAAGAAGAACTTCCTGCCCATGCAGCCGGGGGACGTCCCGGCGACCTTCGCCGATGTCGACGACCTCGCCGCTGACGTGGGCTTTGCTCCTGCCACCCCGGTGGAGGTCGGCATCGCACGTTTTGTTGACTGGTATCGCAGCTACTATCGTTCCTAG
- a CDS encoding MraY family glycosyltransferase, with protein MPDPAAWAIVEYLGPVVWLAALLSCALMILVLTPVLRNAAMAVPTHRSSHVKPTPQWGGLAITCATLGVTLLAIYGYADFPAEARTGTLLAVLAALLLLLLGAVDDFYHLEPKVKLLVQALAAALMLAALPGELRTIPMLPLWLERAILLVGTVWFINLVNFMDGIDWMMVAEVVPLTAGVAIIGALGALPPAALVVALALNGAMLGFAPFNRPVASLFMGDMGSLPIGLLLAWLLIVVAGSGYVIAAVLLPLYFVADTGLTIVRRARAGERLSVAHRTHFYQRARDNGFTNMQIVGRVLAVNIGLVVLAALSVVAQAPLSSALALLAGAGLVAWLMIGFAIPRVTGDA; from the coding sequence ATGCCTGATCCTGCCGCCTGGGCGATTGTCGAATATCTCGGGCCGGTGGTCTGGCTCGCCGCGCTGCTGAGCTGCGCGCTGATGATCCTCGTCCTCACGCCGGTTCTGCGCAACGCGGCCATGGCCGTGCCGACACATCGGTCTTCGCACGTGAAGCCGACGCCGCAGTGGGGCGGCCTCGCCATCACCTGCGCCACGCTCGGCGTGACCCTGTTGGCGATCTATGGCTACGCCGACTTCCCGGCCGAGGCCCGGACCGGCACGCTGCTCGCAGTTCTCGCAGCGCTCCTATTGCTCCTGCTCGGAGCCGTCGACGACTTCTACCACCTTGAGCCCAAGGTGAAGCTCCTGGTGCAGGCCCTGGCCGCCGCCCTGATGCTCGCGGCGCTTCCCGGCGAACTGCGGACCATTCCCATGCTGCCGCTGTGGCTCGAGCGCGCCATTCTGCTGGTCGGCACCGTTTGGTTCATCAATCTCGTCAACTTCATGGACGGCATCGACTGGATGATGGTCGCCGAGGTGGTGCCGCTTACTGCCGGGGTGGCGATCATCGGGGCGCTGGGTGCGCTGCCTCCCGCCGCGCTCGTCGTTGCGCTGGCGCTCAACGGCGCGATGCTTGGCTTCGCGCCGTTCAACAGACCGGTGGCGAGCCTCTTCATGGGCGACATGGGAAGCTTGCCGATCGGGCTCTTGCTCGCCTGGCTGCTGATCGTGGTTGCTGGATCCGGCTACGTGATCGCAGCTGTGCTGTTGCCCCTCTATTTCGTCGCCGACACCGGACTGACCATCGTGCGGCGCGCGCGCGCCGGCGAGCGTCTGTCTGTCGCGCATCGGACGCACTTCTATCAGCGCGCGCGCGACAACGGATTCACCAATATGCAGATCGTCGGGCGCGTTCTGGCGGTCAATATCGGCCTGGTCGTCCTGGCGGCGTTGAGCGTCGTGGCGCAGGCGCCGCTGTCGTCCGCCCTGGCGCTGCTCGCCGGCGCCGGGCTCGTCGCCTGGTTGATGATCGGGTTCGCGATCCCGCGCGTTACTGGGGACGCTTGA
- a CDS encoding NAD-dependent epimerase/dehydratase family protein, with protein MARILVTGALGQIGSELVPALRQRYGVDNVVATDLKALQPSGAAALAPDDHLDCTEPNQLHEAVRRYDIDSIYHLAALLSASAEAAPQLAWSVNMSGLYNVLEVARAYGCQVFFPSSIGAFGPDTQRDMTPQVAVQRPTTIYGITKVAGELLCDYYASRFGIDTRGLRLPGLISYVAAPGGGTTDYAVEMFYHAIRYGRYTCFLSADTRLDMAYMPDAITGMVDLMAADASRLRYRNAYNITAMSVTPEDIAAAIRKHIPGFEIDYDVDPVRQAIADSWPRSLDDSAAHADWDWAPRYDLDAMTKDMLARLTEKLKPAPRRQRT; from the coding sequence ATGGCAAGGATACTGGTAACCGGAGCGCTCGGACAGATCGGCTCCGAGCTGGTGCCGGCGCTGCGCCAGCGCTACGGCGTCGACAACGTTGTCGCCACCGACCTGAAGGCGCTGCAGCCGAGCGGCGCGGCAGCGTTGGCGCCGGACGATCACCTTGATTGCACGGAGCCGAACCAGCTGCACGAAGCCGTGCGCCGCTACGACATCGACAGCATCTATCACCTCGCGGCGCTGCTCTCCGCATCCGCCGAAGCCGCTCCGCAGCTGGCGTGGAGCGTCAACATGAGCGGTCTCTATAACGTACTGGAGGTGGCGCGCGCCTACGGTTGTCAGGTCTTCTTCCCAAGCTCGATCGGTGCCTTCGGTCCCGACACGCAGCGCGACATGACCCCGCAAGTCGCGGTGCAGCGTCCGACCACGATCTACGGCATCACCAAGGTGGCGGGTGAGCTGCTGTGCGACTACTACGCTTCGCGGTTCGGCATAGACACGCGTGGGCTCCGGCTGCCGGGGCTCATCTCGTACGTCGCGGCGCCGGGCGGCGGCACGACGGACTACGCCGTGGAAATGTTCTACCATGCCATCCGCTACGGCCGGTACACGTGCTTCCTGTCGGCCGACACGCGTCTCGACATGGCGTACATGCCCGATGCCATCACCGGCATGGTCGACCTGATGGCGGCGGATGCATCGCGCCTGCGCTACCGCAACGCCTACAACATCACGGCAATGAGCGTGACGCCGGAAGATATCGCAGCAGCTATCCGCAAGCATATTCCCGGCTTCGAGATCGACTACGACGTCGATCCCGTACGCCAGGCCATTGCCGATAGCTGGCCCCGCTCGCTCGACGACAGTGCCGCGCACGCAGACTGGGACTGGGCGCCGCGCTACGATCTCGACGCCATGACGAAAGACATGCTCGCGCGTCTCACCGAGAAGCTCAAACCCGCCCCGCGCCGCCAGCGGACGTGA
- a CDS encoding SIS domain-containing protein, translating into MSVLKGVVEATPADPISSYFNELSRVLTAVRVSDAEGRPLDLSAGFEWVADAAREAHNAGKKVVLIGNGGSAAVASHHAIEFLKNGGIRATALNDSAALTCLSNDFGYANVFSEQLKAHGIPGDVLIAISSSGQSVNILKAVETARASSMKVVTLSGFQPDNLLRGRGDVNFYVNSNQYGFVEVAHHALIQAILDLYVFPRRPAK; encoded by the coding sequence ATGAGCGTGTTGAAAGGCGTCGTCGAAGCTACCCCAGCCGATCCGATATCGTCGTACTTCAACGAGCTTAGCCGTGTACTGACGGCGGTTCGGGTAAGCGATGCGGAAGGCCGACCGCTCGACCTGAGCGCAGGCTTCGAGTGGGTCGCCGACGCGGCCCGTGAGGCGCACAACGCCGGCAAGAAAGTCGTGCTGATCGGCAACGGCGGCAGCGCAGCCGTCGCCAGCCACCACGCCATCGAGTTCCTCAAGAACGGCGGCATCCGCGCGACGGCACTCAATGACTCGGCCGCACTCACTTGCCTCAGCAACGACTTCGGCTATGCCAACGTCTTCTCCGAGCAGCTGAAGGCGCATGGCATTCCTGGTGACGTGCTCATCGCGATCTCCAGCTCCGGCCAGTCAGTCAACATCCTCAAGGCGGTCGAGACGGCCCGTGCCAGCAGCATGAAGGTCGTCACCTTGAGTGGTTTTCAGCCCGACAACCTGCTGCGCGGTCGCGGCGACGTGAATTTCTACGTGAACTCCAACCAGTATGGCTTTGTGGAGGTTGCGCATCACGCGCTGATTCAGGCCATACTCGATCTCTACGTCTTCCCGCGGCGCCCCGCGAAGTAG
- the cysC gene encoding adenylyl-sulfate kinase, protein MLNAGPTSEPDNRALRISVHNLAGTDQSTLVLQLQRLVLSLPVLAADAAGAPGADVSVVVVDGAHGFTSPARQAAAIARTGGARHIVLAVHTPALSAHDNVAFDAVSSDFHEYVRRLEFATAIAIPVGGADASGVAWFAGPSLAAHLDALAADLRAASGAFVEATQLTEQFAAHVACIADEELLPGRDYKLKLAGRELTASVTAIKYRLDVDSLHRLPARTLCRGEIGVCTIATQAPVALASDEDVPGAGRFIISDMHSDSPIAVGTVDFALRRGMNVHWQPLTITKELRASLKQQRPCVIWLTGLSGSGKSTLANLVEGWLALRGCHTYLLDGDNVRHGLNKDLGFTAVDRVENIRRVGEVARLFVDAGVIVLCSFISPFRAEREAVRSLLDTGEFIEIHVTAPLEVCEARDPKGLYAKCRAGQLPNFTGIDSPYEAPENADLVLDTTTAPATELAHRIVSLLQDRGIVADDGARERVGRSP, encoded by the coding sequence ATGCTGAACGCAGGCCCAACCAGCGAGCCGGACAATCGGGCCCTGAGAATCAGCGTCCACAATCTGGCCGGCACCGATCAATCCACTCTCGTTTTGCAACTGCAACGGCTCGTGCTGTCGTTGCCGGTACTCGCGGCAGACGCTGCTGGCGCGCCGGGCGCCGATGTCTCCGTTGTCGTTGTCGACGGGGCCCACGGGTTTACATCGCCAGCGCGGCAGGCGGCCGCGATCGCCCGCACCGGGGGCGCGCGGCACATCGTGCTGGCAGTGCATACGCCCGCGCTTTCCGCTCACGACAACGTAGCCTTCGACGCGGTGAGCAGTGACTTCCACGAATACGTCCGCCGCCTCGAGTTCGCGACGGCTATAGCCATTCCCGTCGGCGGCGCCGACGCGTCTGGCGTCGCTTGGTTCGCGGGCCCGTCTCTAGCGGCCCACCTCGACGCGCTCGCCGCCGACCTGCGCGCGGCTTCCGGCGCGTTCGTGGAAGCAACCCAGCTCACCGAGCAGTTTGCCGCGCACGTGGCCTGCATCGCGGACGAGGAGCTGCTTCCCGGCCGCGATTACAAGCTCAAGCTCGCGGGGCGCGAGCTCACGGCAAGCGTCACCGCCATCAAGTACCGCCTCGACGTCGACAGCCTGCACCGCTTGCCTGCCCGCACACTCTGTCGCGGCGAGATCGGCGTCTGCACCATCGCCACGCAGGCGCCCGTCGCACTCGCCAGCGACGAGGATGTGCCCGGCGCGGGACGTTTCATCATCAGCGACATGCATTCGGACTCGCCCATCGCGGTCGGCACCGTCGACTTCGCCCTGCGGCGCGGCATGAACGTTCATTGGCAGCCGCTGACGATCACCAAAGAGCTGCGCGCCTCCCTGAAGCAGCAACGCCCCTGCGTCATCTGGCTCACCGGGCTTTCGGGTTCGGGCAAATCCACACTCGCCAATCTCGTCGAGGGCTGGCTGGCGCTGCGCGGCTGCCACACCTACCTGCTCGACGGGGACAACGTCCGCCACGGCCTCAACAAGGATCTCGGCTTCACGGCGGTGGATCGCGTCGAGAACATTCGGCGGGTCGGCGAAGTGGCGCGGCTGTTCGTGGACGCCGGCGTCATCGTGCTGTGCTCGTTCATCTCGCCCTTCCGCGCCGAGCGCGAAGCCGTGCGCAGCCTGCTCGACACCGGCGAGTTTATCGAGATCCACGTCACTGCGCCGCTCGAGGTTTGCGAGGCGCGCGACCCGAAAGGCCTCTACGCCAAATGCCGCGCCGGTCAGCTACCGAACTTCACCGGCATCGATTCACCATACGAAGCGCCGGAGAACGCCGACCTCGTGCTCGACACGACGACGGCGCCTGCGACGGAACTCGCGCATCGCATCGTTTCACTGCTGCAAGACCGGGGCATCGTAGCGGATGATGGAGCGCGCGAGCGCGTCGGACGAAGCCCGTAA
- a CDS encoding CHRD domain-containing protein: MPPTALRAAIVGIALLGAAASANAEVVRFKADLIPVAGTNSTASGSLTADYDTDSKKLIWNGTYKGVGTYATSASFHGAGAGPRRAFVRILNVDSPFEGTAILSAPQGEGLVAGEWQIVVRTSGFPKGELRGQLVRN; the protein is encoded by the coding sequence ATGCCGCCGACCGCCCTGCGCGCCGCGATCGTGGGAATTGCGCTTCTCGGCGCTGCGGCTTCTGCAAACGCTGAAGTCGTGCGCTTCAAGGCGGACCTAATCCCTGTTGCGGGCACAAACAGCACCGCCTCCGGCAGCCTCACGGCCGACTACGACACCGATAGCAAGAAGCTCATTTGGAACGGAACCTACAAGGGCGTAGGAACCTACGCCACCTCGGCGAGCTTTCACGGTGCGGGCGCCGGGCCACGCCGCGCTTTCGTGCGCATTCTCAATGTCGATAGTCCGTTCGAGGGCACGGCGATCCTGTCGGCACCGCAGGGCGAAGGCCTAGTCGCCGGCGAATGGCAGATCGTCGTCCGCACCTCCGGATTCCCCAAGGGCGAGCTGCGCGGCCAGCTCGTGCGCAACTAG